The Paraburkholderia acidisoli genome contains a region encoding:
- the ruvC gene encoding crossover junction endodeoxyribonuclease RuvC: MRILGIDPGLRVTGFGVIERHGHQLSYVASGVIRTADADLPTRLGTIFEGVSTLIRQHAPDQAAIEKVFVNVNPQSTLLLGQARGAAICGLVSGGVPVAEYTALQLKQAVVGYGRATKEQMQQMVVRLLALTGMPGTDAADALGMAICHAHGGDTLATLGGLAPSLAKKGMRVRRGRLIG; this comes from the coding sequence ATGAGAATTCTCGGCATCGACCCCGGCTTGCGTGTGACCGGCTTCGGCGTGATCGAACGTCACGGCCATCAGCTCTCGTACGTGGCGAGCGGCGTCATCCGTACCGCCGATGCCGATCTGCCCACGCGCCTCGGCACCATCTTCGAAGGGGTGTCCACGCTGATCCGCCAGCACGCGCCCGACCAGGCCGCGATCGAAAAGGTCTTCGTCAACGTCAATCCGCAGTCGACGCTGCTGCTCGGCCAGGCGCGCGGCGCCGCCATTTGCGGGCTCGTCTCGGGCGGCGTGCCGGTGGCCGAATACACGGCGCTGCAACTCAAGCAGGCCGTGGTGGGCTACGGCCGCGCGACCAAGGAGCAGATGCAGCAGATGGTCGTGCGCCTGCTCGCGCTCACCGGCATGCCCGGCACCGACGCCGCCGACGCGCTCGGCATGGCGATCTGCCACGCCCACGGCGGCGACACCCTCGCGACGCTCGGCGGCCTCGCGCCCTCGCTCGCGAAAAAGGGCATGCGCGTGCGGCGCGGGCGGCTGATCGGATAA